Genomic DNA from Salvelinus sp. IW2-2015 unplaced genomic scaffold, ASM291031v2 Un_scaffold1991, whole genome shotgun sequence:
ctctggtatgatgaaacaaaaatagaactgtttggccataatgaccattgttatgttgggaggaaaacgggggaggcttgcaagccgaagaacaccatcccaaccgcaacgcacgggggtggcagcatcatgttggacatgtgcacttcacaaaatagatggcatcatgaggcaggaaaattatgtggatatattgaagaaacatctcaagacatcagtcaggaagttaaagcttggtYgcaaatggatcttccaaattgacaatgaccccaagcatacttccaaagttgtggcaaaatggcttaaggacaacaaagtcaaggtattggagcggccatcataaagccctgacctcaatcctgtagaaaatttgtgggcagaactgaaaaagcgtgtgcgagcaaggaggcctacaaacctgactcagttacaccagctctgtcaggaggaatggcccaaattcacccaacttattgtggaaagcttgtggaaggctacccaaaacgtttgacccaagttaaacaatttaaaggcaatgctaccaaatactaattgagtatatgtaaacttctgacccactgggaatgtgatgaaagaaataaaagctgacataaatcattctctctactattattctgacatttcacattcttaaaataaagtggtgatcctaactgacctaagacagggaattttactcggattaaatgtcaggaattgtgaaaaactgagtttaaatgtatttggctaaggtgtatgtaaacttccgacttcaactgtatatgatgggatgtatagacattgtGGACCGTATGTGGATATAATATGTAGTATATACGTAGGATAAAATAGTATATGTACCGCTGAATAGTTAGTAACATAAGACTGGTTAGTGAATACTGACAGTACAACACAATTGGAGGCCACTGTAATGCAATGTTTCAGCCAACCACCATCATAATCATCTCTAACTACACTGTGATGTGGTTTCCCTCcagggttcttcatggagcctACACTGTTCACAGATGTGGAGGATCACATGTTCATCGCCAAAGAGGAGTCCTTTGGCCCCATCATGGTGGTGTCCAAGTTCAAAGACGGGTACGTCTCCTCAGTCTTTAGAGAGACAACCGTTCTTCATCACAGACCCAAGTAATAGAGCTCTTTGTGGTTCCCAACCCTGACCAATGTCTTTTTTTCTCCCCTTCTGACCTTCAGTGACATAGATGGCGTGCTAAACAGAGCCAACGACACCGAGTTCGGCCTGGCGTCCGGCGTGTTCACTCGTGACATCAACAAGGCCATGTACGTGAGTGAGAGGCTGGACGCCGGGACTGTGTTCGTCAATACTTACAACAAGACCGACGTGGCCTCGCCGTTCGGCGGTTTCAAACAGTCCGGCTTCGGCAAAGACCTTGGTGAGTCTGGGGTTAATCATGTAATCATTTAGGCAAGGGGTTTCATGTTGGACACTCATATTGGAATGGGGATCATATCATATACTGATTTTTGTTGGTGGTCTGTCATAAATAGACCTAGATTTCCATTGCCTACCTTTCTTTTTCTTGAAACACAGTTCAAAGAAAATGGGCCTAGGAGCTTTGAATAGCCTTGCTTGATTTGAGTTTGACCGTTGAACTGTGCTTCTGTTCTGTCGGCAGGAGAGGATGCTCTTAACGAATACCTCAGGACCAAAGCAGTGACTGTGGAGTACTAAGGCAGCCAGCCTCTCCTAATAAACTGTAACAACGACTGATCAATCAATCCACCTGATCACGACTCTCCAGTCAGTCTCAATCAGGAGTCCAGCTGGCTTTGCCAACAgcaggtgtgtgagagaggagacctTTGATGTGTATCTTACCCTCTGCCACGTCCTCGTCTCAAGGTGCCTACAGTTTTGAGCATTATGTTCGGGAACTTGCATTACGGACACATCATGGACACAGGCGGTTTTCCACAGTTACAAAAGGGAAAACGCACATATCAAACGCAGAGGTGGATTTCAATATTCCGGAGCCAAGGTGGATTTGACTGGATCAACCCCCCTTTACTTTGAGTTTAAGTTTTCGGTTCCTCCACTCATCAAGAAGGAACGTTTTGCTTTTCAAAAGCAGAGCGCTTCAGGCAATCGCCTCCTGCTCTGTCAGTCACACATTTTATGCGACATTTCATTTTAGCTCAAGCATGCAGGTTCAGATTTGTATGTAATTTCTGTTCAGCAATGTTAGGTGCCACACTTCTATCCACAAGTCCTATAGttaaattgtaaatattttatAGAAGAAAAACACTGAATAATTGgatatatttttgacattgtaTTTGTCAGAAAAGGAGCACTATAGGTTACAACACTAGATAATGCATTCTTAACGCACACCAACCTACCTGCCCGTTTTGGTAAAAAACTGAAAGATGGGGCTAGAGAAATCTtactactctcaaattcatagacagagctatggatgcaaggattgaccatccatgacatcaacattatagttttaaccatgttgaggctatatagtCTACTTtgtttgcaataaaaaaaaaagcaaacttATATTTGGGGTTAGACAGATGAATTAAGgtatattcaagaatcaatggataagTCCAACAGTAAATGAACAAACTGCAGCTTGCCCCTTTAAGTCGAgtaaataatatatacatttgaaCATGGTATTACATAAACGACCTTAGAAAGACTATTGTTGATATACGAATACAACGGCTAACACTAAGAACGTATACGTTCACGATTATCATATTTTCATTGTATGTGCCATTTTAATGAGCATTATGAAAACTGCAGGGAAATCTGGTCTCTATGGAGATGTGGGAGACTCTCCTCCCCCAAACCTTGTGCAAAAACCAGCCCCGATACATACAGTATTGTTTGTCTTCCAGCATAAATGTTGTACAATGGTGAATAAACCTCTTGATTTCTTTCTTCATCCGTTGTCATGGTCTATACTTCCATTTTTCCATTTAACCATGAATGTTCTGGTGTATGCTGTGTCATTCACAACAATCTAGAATCTCATAACATTTTattatgaaatacagtatatggttTTGGTACAGGAAAATATTTCTGGGAAAAACGTCATAGCTCACAAACCTTGTGACCAACCATAACATAATGCTGGGACTAAGCCGATTCATAACACAAAGCAGACAGATATAATAAAACATTTGGTATTGAAGATGAGAAATTCAGTCAAACAGTTCTGCTTAAATACTTGaaaatgtacacaaacaatatGATCTATTGAAAATGGATTGAATACAGATAGGCTAAATGTCTTCTTTCTCTGCCATCAATATACCATCAAGCCACTATGAACTTTAACCTTACAAGTATCCTAGGGTCATCAGATAAACAGGAAATGATATAAGGCATATTCTTACTTCACATTCTTGAGAATGCACTCAATGCTTAGTCCCCATCTCATTATGGCTCAAATACCACTGAAACACAAGTGACACCCCCCTATGTGACACCTATATCCCTCACTGCAGCAGGTCTCCATCCACTGAAACACTGTTAATCCATTAGCCCTCCAGKACCATGGATTCACTGACCCATGGTCAGTTCTTATTCTTTCACTCATAATGGTTATGAAAAAGGTTTGGAGAAGGAGAACTGATCCCACGTCAGTTGATTAGTATTACCAACGCATGTCAATATTCTACACTTCAACTGTCCCAGTAGTCTCTTTAGAGGCCTATGACAGCCTAATCCTCTTGTTTCTCCAGAACTTGGATATTAACCTTCTTTTTCTGACTGTTGCCAGGCAGTTTGAGGTTCTCCTCTGTGAGCTCGCTCTCCTCCCCAGAGTCTGAGTTGGCGTCGTCGCCCTGCGAAGACTCTCTGTCCGAGTCGCTGTCTGAACTACTGAGCTCCACCAGCGACACATCCTGATAGAGAGACAAGGGAATCAATGTCATCATCAACGACATAACACAATTTATATCCCATCAACATAATGAGCTCATTTGAATGCCAAAAGTCAGACACTGATGTGGTTCAgtgcaacatggcagtgttcCCACAGTTTCTATAAGTTTCATTatgtcaaaataaacatgtcTCCAACCCCTATatcacactcacaaactgaaaatatatgggtacattgtacaatcaattgGTGAGAGAGACTCAAACATCACATTAATTTGTACATATCCACTGTATACATTAACTGcagcaaagttggttcctgtttcagtcacgtcTTTGGTCACGTTcacgtgggtcaaacaaaaacagcctaatgattggttgacaatcgAGCCTCCCACAATGCTGGCGAtgctgcaggatgaagttggtgaagagcaactgcagaaacttgcagtcaaaacttaatgacctttgatcacatgatttttgtaaagttcatgcagtcgacatgtaGGTACAAGTCGGACAATTTTTATCCtgataatgcaacacactttgaaaggcggtgaccAACGATGGTCCCCGACTTCACAAAAGTGATCAGCTCGAACGCGCCCAATGTCTCACTTGCAGGACAGAGTCAGCTATGTGCAAAGTCAACAGCAGAATCTGGCAGACTTCCGCAAAAACCATGAGCGTGAAGCACAAGGCCAAACTTCACGGTTGTTGCCCCGAGAGCTATAATGTTGCAGCAGAATTACAAAAAACCCAGCCGTGCACATTGTCTTGTTGCACACTCATCggttttcaactctttagagaccgcaggagcggtggagatactctgaatgatcggcgatgaaaagccaactgacatttactcctgaggtgctgacttgctgcaccctcgacatcaactgtgattattattacttgaccttgctggtcacctatgaacatcttggccatgttctgtaataatctccacccggcacagccagaagaggactggccacccctcatagcctggttcctctaggtttcttcctaggttctggcctttctaggggggttttcctagccaccgtgcttctacacctgcattgcttgctgtttggggttttaggctgggtttctgtacagcactgagatatcagctgatgtaagaagggctttataaataaatgtgatttgatttttgattagtACCTGCGGTTCAACCTGTTGATTGTGGCAATGTCATATCGCAGAGTCTCAGTTGAATTGAGCTGATGAAAACTATAAGGGCCCTTTCTCTGCTCAGTTGTTCCACAATATGTAGCCTGAACAGCCGCTAGTGGTCGCTGTTTACCTCTTTTGGAGTGGGACCGTCAAAAGACAAACAGAGACCACTAGCTGCTGTTCAGGCTACACAATAAGATAGGCCTGCTCGTGGTGTTCCGACGTCACACTTTCCCTCACTATAAAAAGACAGCCACACTCACCATCTCTATGACCTGTCCagactcctccaccctctctatgTCATAGTGGCCCTCAGGTGCCTGCTCCATCTGCAACTTGAGCTTCTCATTGGCCTGGGCCATCTGGGGCAGGAAGCTCTGCAGTCTGTCCAGAACTGAAACACGACACAcagttgtatgtatgtatgtatgtatgtatgtatgtatgtaactaCACACGTAGCAATCTGCTGAACATATTTAGCAAGCAATGCACATATTAAGATGGGCTAGAATCTCCATACAGGCAATGACCAGAAACGGAATAACAGCGCATCCTGGCGGAGATGTGGCTATTTATAGATTCTAGCCAATCTACAAACAAACGCCAGAAATGTTTTTAACTCACCGCTACTTCTTGGGACCCTCTCGGTCTGCAAAGAACTGCCAGCCTTTGGCCCCTTTGACTTGAGGAGAAGCTTGTCATGAAGACCTATGTACAAGGACACCGAAATGTTACATCTGACCACACTGATGTGTTCATGCTAacagtggaggctactgaggagaggtcggctcataataatggccagaatggagtgaatggtatcaaacacatgtKTTTTTcactccagacattattatgagccatcctcccctcagcagcctccactggaacaCGGTGTTGTTAATAGTTGGTGCATGTAGCTAGGATAGCTAACAGGCTAAACAACTCAGTTAAATCAGTTGATAAAGCAATTTCGGAAAAAGGATCCAACCTCCTCCGTTTCCACACGCGAGCAAGTCTTGTGAGCTTGTTTTCTTGTTGTTCAAATGTRATTCCATTTTCGTCGTTGTATGATGCTTTTGCTTCAACATGTGTGCAGCCGCTGTTTTGTGCTTGCTTCCGCAACGTGAGAGTCTACTTCCGGTGTCATGAACGCCGACGacgtttcaaaataaaagtccctgaCTTTCGtaccaggttaggagaattaacgtcgCAGGAAtttggggatttaaaaaaaaaacacgttttattgtcacacacacgggataggtgcagtgaaatKTGTTGTTTTTAAACAgcgtcagtcatagtagtatggtGTCCAAGGGCAcagcgacagatttttcactttgtcgGCTCAGCTATTCATGGGtttggattagggttagggttagctaaaatgcacaaAAAATCTACGTTTGACATTAatttgacaatttaaaaaaattaaattccctcagattacatagTAACAGAAAAAGTGTCTGTACTTTAGAATAATATTATAATGTAATATTTGACKTCTGAAGTAATGTGGTCTgtcatctttttattttattgtttaagaTTTTTATGTACGGTGGTTTTTGTATGTGTTCTTGCCTAACTTTAATAATTTGTCTATTTTTTGTCAATAAAAAtagtattttaaaaaatctaaataaagatTGTTTCGCTAAAAAATATTTGTCCATGTTCTAATTTCATGGTCAAGATCATGACATTGATGGTAAAAGGAAATTATCTAGCTATAATTTTACAATTTGTCAACTACTTTttgaagtttattttttatttttctggtGATACAATTAGATTAATTATATTTGACTCCAAATGATTGGTCACTACTGTCTGTATTTATCTATATCATGAATGCTCTTATTATAATGTGCTACATTTAAAATGATTATTGGCGGAAMTGACATCTTTTATTAAACCTATGACATTTGTAGAGCATCGGGAGTGTGAGTGGTGCAATTTGTGCAATGAAAGCTTTTAGAGCTTTAAGATGTTGTAAATAACATCAGGCTGAGAAGGTTCTggcaaacaaatcaaatatatttataacgtcttttttacatcagcagatgtcacaaagtgcttatacagaaacccagcctaaaacccaaaacagcaagcaatgcagatgtagaagcacgctggctaggaaaaactccctagaaaggctggagCCAAGGAAACCTAGAGattaaccaggctctgaggggtggccagtcctcttctggctgaacCGTGTTGAGATTATATGARTaaatggccattaaggccagattgttcttcaagatgttcaaatgttcatagatgaccagcagggtcMaataataatcacagtggttgtagaggatgcaacaggtcagtacctcaggagtaaatgtcagttggcttttcatagcagagcattcagaggtcaagacagcaggtgcggtagagagagagagaaagagagagagggagaaggagagtcaaaaacagcaggtctgggacaaggtaatAAGTGTGGTGAACAggccagggttccatagccgcaggcagaacaatttaaactggatcagcagcacgaccaggtggactgtggacagccagaagtcatcaggccaggtagtcctgaggcatggccctagggctcaggtcctctgggaggggagggagagagagagaggattagagggagcatacttaaattcacgcaggacaccagacaagacaggagaattacaccagatRtaacagactgaccctagcccccaggcacatagactattgcagcatagatactggaggatGAGACGGGGGAGGTTGGGGGACACTGTgaccccgtccgacgatacccccgatcagggccaaccaggcaggatataaccccacccagtTTGCCAaaccacagcccccacaccaatagagggatatcaacagaccaccaacttaatACCCTGAGATAAGGMtgagtatagcccacaaagatcKCCTCCACCGCACGAGCCTGAGGGGGCGCAAAACCAAGGGGGCGAAAATACAGCTTGTACATTATAAAGTCAAATGCTCTGACATACGATCATATGATCCGAGGGATTACCACCAAccagtggcaacccgtcattcaaAGCAGGTGGGGCAGAACCACATTTctagcaaaaaatattttaaataaaataaatctatatttttttgggggggggtggggccttgcctgttttgcatgttattttggcattaatagtgtcacatatcagtttgcaaataatgtaaaaatatatcattgagttaatgaAGCYGCATACAACATGGTCTCTcaactccaaaatgcaggtgtttcagcctagctcagtgctttctgtggtggtggtggggcaagccagcaRAAAATACAGAGTGTtttgccgtgattggctcagtgttctgtcactcatggggacactacgtcaccaccaaATCTAatggtagagctagaaaattctagcCACTTGGGTGCTGCCYgtccaagaaggctcaaagtcattggtcacagataaaatgacgtcaaatcacgttatatgtacagtagctttgattggactaatCATGCATCATCATACTTTcgaaatcttagctagcagtcatcatcacgaatcaagtcaacaatctactggcaaatcctttttaatccttgtcatatgaagagaaataatgtctcattggccattggacagaaagattacacaacaagttagaaatcgctaattcaacaatgagtggtttggaaggaatcagtgacagtggctaacttcaagcattacaaagcaatcactagcctgctattcagtggagtggctgtgtggtcccaaatctagGATTAaagggctcttttccaagtttaaaattataaacattcaacattggccatgctgtcaatgaagcatgagWTGTGCttcaactgttaactcggaactgcgaaaactGGACTTCAGCGaggtcaagacaactgggaagtcgggaataaacaagctccgactgggaaaatacgttttgaacggtcatccaactcggaattgtaaatctggcctctttctagagctactacctgaagatcaatgacgtcatcaggattcaaccttgttttttMcgagttcccagttgttttgaaagaaccataaatccagagaatgccagactttgatgacaaaatttcccacgaaggaccgccgagccgccttcctgttcaagtgagcacagcacaacaaggtgagtccaaaaatgtattgtatgctgctgcataaattatgtaatatgccagggagatatgtgtaccggagctaagaaagtaatactaagtgtatgttgtgtagtaagatgttagttgCCCATgttcctcaccctaataatttggtctatttacccctcttaatttcccctactgttctgacttggtggtgcacatgtagcctataacctgttttagagaaatgaatcatctaatattgtaagagatttcattgtctgcttatatgccccctttatttatcctacggttctgacttggtgtaccgggagaacactgtaagaacagcccatgttctaaattctgtctctgtccatttcaaaagtgctaaacaaatagttatattgactacatccgtcctagctcgctcattaatgtcttaatcaaaattacggattgcctcttatccgcttgtcgtccccttatgccatagtttgtacatSTCAATTGTCATtaaaaaccacatttgtttaagcaagtcagccatatcagctatgtttttttaaaggcagtaaatgaggctgaatgaactgtttcgttgccagacaaggctccgctgatagccaggtgtagcagtggtaagatgttgggactgctgttgggacagctttatgtaggccgttTGTGGGggccgtttgtcaccgttatagtacaattaatgtattgtttagtgttgtgtagtggctttgctggcatgcatcccacttttatATGTATTTTTGCCACAGTGGGCATAGAGATCCTactaaattactagaggggctataTGCTATGTCATAATCCTTCAAAATGCCAGAATGtagtgaaaatggcagccattttggtctGAGAGAAATCCAATCCAGTCTAAATAGAAGGGAAAGGGAgacggggatacctagtcagttgtacaactgaatgcattcaactgaaatgtgtcttccgcatttaacccaacccctctgaatcagagaggtgccagGGCTGCCttaatgaatggcagtagaggcaaaggtgatgcatttcctgcttttacttatgCTGGAAAATAAAAGGCATGCAATATATCAGAATTTGTGTAATAAAATATTGTCACCCCCAAAATATTGTTGTATAATTATAAACACAGTTATGAAGCTTTTATACACTTGTTCTGtttaaatagcctctaaaataaatgtaaacagaACATAAATGTCTTAAATgctgttttcttggaaagctgtgagtggTATTATATAATACAATATCAGTAGGcctacttgttgcatttacaatttgtctaagtcctatcatcaactgatttagctcagttggtagagcatggtgcttggaGTGTTCGATTCCCACTGGAGACCAGTACGAAAAACAGTAGTaaatgtatacactcactactgtaagtcgctctggataagagtgtctgctatatGACTCAAATGTAATTTAGGCCAGTGTaaggctgtggattgactgcattgtttaaATGGaacgctgctctggcaccccaatggtggaacaaactccctcacgacgccaggtcagcggagtcaatcaccaccttccggagacacctgaaaccccacctctttaaggaatacctaggataggataaagtaatccttctaacccccccccccccccccttaaaagagttagatgcactattgtaaagtggttgttccactggatatcataaggtgaatgcaccaatttgtaagtcgctctggataagagcgtctgctaaatgtaaatgtaaaatgtaaatgtaaatatattggcAGTTAACTCAAAAAAATgatggaatcattcctctaaaactggCTGGCATTCCTCTAACAAACATGCAGTGCATATACGGTTCGaattcattgttttacacaatatATTATCACAGCACTGGCGAACCATGGTTGATTTACTCCCTTACTAAAATGGCTGACATTTTagaccatcataagaaggttgATGGCGATTGGTGAGTCACGAATTTCCCAGTATGCACTGCAAATCGGTCATTTTTATGGGTGGGATTTTCTGAGAGGCGTTGCCGCACTAGAAGCGAGTAGATTTTTAACCTCCGCAGCCAAGCAAGAGTTCATACAAACGCATTTGCAGCCGCCTACAGTGAACTTCTTGTCAATTTAGACGGAACCTTTCATTATGGCCAACTACATTCATGTACCCGACGAGGCTCCCGCTGTACCCAAAATAGATGTCACATTAGACGAGAACGATTACAGATCTGGTGCATTGAGACTAATCAAGGAACTGAGACCGTTTTGGAAACCATCCGAGGTCAAAATGAAGGTATTACACTTGTCACATTCGACGTATTAATTTCTAACATGTTTCTACGATGACCGTAAGAGACTAGTCAGTCGTCATCTGTCGCATACTGCTTACCAGGCAGCTATTACATAATTCTGAAACTGGAGGTGTTGCGCCGTTTTAAATAGAAGCTGCGtcaacttgctagctagcaacagtgtAGCATTCAAACCAGCCGATTGRCGAATGTATCGAGGC
This window encodes:
- the nopchap1 gene encoding NOP protein chaperone 1; this translates as MLKQKHHTTTKMEXHLNNKKTSSQDLLACGNGGGLHDKLLLKSKGPKAGSSLQTERVPRSSVLDRLQSFLPQMAQANEKLKLQMEQAPEGHYDIERVEESGQVIEMDVSLVELSSSDSDSDRESSQGDDANSDSGEESELTEENLKLPGNSQKKKVNIQVLEKQED